AGGCTGTGATGGCCCTGGAATCCACCGGGGTGCGGGTGATGGCCGTGGCCATGGATGTCACCAGTTCCACGGAGGTGACCCGGCTCATCCAACGCATCGGCCACACCATGCCACCCTTGCGGGGGATCGTGCACGCGGCGGCGGTGCTGGACGACGGACTGCTGATGGATCTGGATCCCGACCGCATGCGGCGTGTGCTGGCTCCCAAGGCTTTGGGGGCATGGCATCTGCATCGGGCCACCCAGTCCCTGAAACTCGACTTCTTCGCGCTCTTCTCGTCGGTTTCGTCTTTGATCGGCAACGCCGGACAAGGCAACTATGTGGCGGCCAACGCCTTTCTGGATGCCCTGGCCCACGCCCGCCGCGCCGCCGGACTGCCGGCCACCAGCATCAACTGGGGTGCCTTGGGGGAGGTGGGCATGGCGGCTCGCGACAAAGAAGTGGAGCGCCGTCTGCAACGGGGAGGCATTCACAGCATCGGCATCACCCAGGCCATGAACGCCTTTGCCCGGGTATTGCGCTGGAATCCGTCCCAACTGGGGGTGCTCCACATGGATTGGGAGGCCTTTGCCCAAACCAATCCCCTGGCCACGCGCATTCCCCGCTACAGCGGTCTGGTGGCCTCGGAAAACAATCCGTCCAGCCACAAGAACACCTCCCAACTGCGCCAGCAATTGGCCGCCAGCCCGGAGAACCTGCGTCGCGGCATCCTGGTGGACCACATCCGCGCCCTGGTGGCCAAGGTGCTGGGCATTCCCAATCTGGAGCGGGTTTTGCCCCATGTGCAACTGTTCGACTTGGGCATCGACTCGTTGACCGCCGTGGAGCTGAAAAACAAGCTGGAAGCGGAAGTGGGATTGTCGCTCGGCTCGTCTTTGGTGTTCAACTATCCCACCATCGACGCCCTGGCCAATTTCCTGGCCTCCAGCCTGTTTGCCGACACCCAGGCCGCCACCCCCGACACCCAGGCCGCCACCACCCCGGCGCAGGACCAGGCGGCTGTAGCAAAACTCTCGGATGACGAGGCGGAGGCGCTGCTGCTGGAAGAGTTGATGAACACCATGTCCCAACTCTCCTGATCCGGTTCACGCCTCCACCGCCACACCCATTTTGTCTCTTGTCTCCCGCCCTCCCCGGTTTCCGATGCGTTGATCGCCTCAGAAACCGGGGAGACCGGCACACTCAAACAGAAGACTCCGACCTTTCCAACGCCTCATCCCGCATCCGATTCAAAAACTCCCGTGGCGAATACAGCGACACACCCGGATCGGGCACATCCAGAAACCGCCTGACCGCCCTGGCGATGGAACGGGCCGAGGTGGGATCGAAGGTCTGCACCGGCACGCACACATCCCGGACATAATCCAATTCCCCCGCGACAATGGGCAACCCGTGGCGACTGGCCTCGATCAAAGGCATGCCGAAAGATTCGGAGAGGGAGGGAAAAATCAAGGCCCGGGCTTGCTGGTACAGACGGGAGACCTCCGGGGGCGACAAATGCCCCACGTTATCAATTTCCAAGCCTTCTTCGCGCCGCAACCCGGCCACCTGTTCCGCCAGCCCACGGTCCCGCTCTCCCAGGGTCAAGGCCAGTTTCGGGGTCAGTCCCTCCCGTTTGAGTTCCCGCCACGCCTGAAACAGCCGCTGGTGATTCTTGTGTGCATTGCCATCGGAGACATAAACAAAATCCCATTCCGGCGCCACCGTCGCATCCCGTTCCACCGTCGGCTGATCGATGAAGGGCAAGATCAGGACTTTGGGCAGATCGGTTTGCTTCCACTGCTCCAAAGAGTGCCTCAACGCCGCCGCCATGGTGGGGGTCTGCACCACAAACGCATCCACCCGCTGCCGAAAGATTCGACTGATGGCGCGTTCATACAGCAAACGCAAAGCGACACGGGGATTGTGGTCCGAAACAGCATACTTCCCGAAATACAAACGGTTTTGCAGATAAACGACAATGCGCGCTTTCAAAAAGAACGCTGGCGGCAGACCATGAAAAAACAGCACCGTGTCTTCCGCCGCAGCCACGCCATTCAACGTGACCTGCGCCCAGGCCCGTGAGATCAGATTGGCCTGGACCCAATGGATCGAACTGTCCGGGGGAAGGTGCAAACGGGATCGAGCCCGCTGATCCAAAAAGCCGATCAGCCTCCATTCGGCGGGCCAGCTTTTCAGCAGCGCGTTCAACAGCATGAATCCCCCGCCGTTGTGGACATTGGGGGCATACAGAATCAGGTTCCGGTTCATGATCGCTCCGTGCCGTCGTGAAAAGCGGGGTGAATGGAAGAGGTGGCATACCACACTCCCCGCCTTGTGACACGGAATTTTCGCCAAAGCCAGCCGTTGTCCCGACTCACCGCAAAGGGATTCAAGCGGGTCTTGCCATCAAGCGCTGTCCATGACCCTGCGAACATCCCGTGGGCATGACGATTCTGGCAATTCTTGATGAACCCTGACTTGATCTTTACGCGCCGCCCTCCTACACTTTAAGTCTCTGTATCAAACACCCTTCCGGAGCTGTCAACATCATGTTTACAAAAGGACTGTTAAGAGTCTCGATCCTCTTATTCGTTCTGTGCGCGTCCGTTCTTCACGGTGCCACCCTGGATGTGGACAAAAGCGGCAGTGTGGATGCCACGGATGGGGTGTTGATTTTAAGGCGATTGAACGGCGCCTCCACCATCGATACCGGTGTCGTCCTGCCGTCGGGTCAGACCAATGCGTCGGTGATGCAATCGATCGATGGTCTGGGGTTGACGCTGGATGTGGATCAAGGGGGGCAGGTGGATGCCACGGATGGGGTGTTGATCCTGCGACGTTTGAACGGCGCCTCCACCATCGATACCGGTGTCGCGTTGTCGGCCCAAAGCAGCAATGCCACCGTTATGGATACCATTGACCGACTGACAACTGCCGGCAACGCTGCGGTGATGATGACCGGTCTGCTCTCCGGTGCCACTGTCACGGCCAGCCGTGCGGTTGATCCAGCCACGGTATTGTTCACCACCACCTCGGACAGCAACGGCAAGTTTTCACCTCCGGCCAGTCTGTCCACCGGAGATGGCGAGATGTTGCTGATTGCCGCAACCGGTGGGAAGGAAACGGATGGCACCCAGACGCTGAACAATACCGGAACCATCCATGCCTTGATGACGACCGCGACGTTGAAAGCCGGGAATTTCAACCTCTCTCCCCTGACCGAGATGACGTGGCAATATACGAGAAATCTGGTCGGCGAGGTGGATGATGACTATCTGGGGGTGCGTCTCAATGATCTGGCGCGAATTTTCGTGGCCCAGGACATCGATGGCGACGGAAAAATCGATGCCAAGGATATCCTGGCGTTTTCTTATCTGGATGCCGCGCATCAGGCAAAGCTGAAGTTCCAATCCGCCCTGCTTTCCAATCCGAATGGCAGTG
Above is a genomic segment from Magnetococcales bacterium containing:
- a CDS encoding glycosyltransferase, with the translated sequence MNRNLILYAPNVHNGGGFMLLNALLKSWPAEWRLIGFLDQRARSRLHLPPDSSIHWVQANLISRAWAQVTLNGVAAAEDTVLFFHGLPPAFFLKARIVVYLQNRLYFGKYAVSDHNPRVALRLLYERAISRIFRQRVDAFVVQTPTMAAALRHSLEQWKQTDLPKVLILPFIDQPTVERDATVAPEWDFVYVSDGNAHKNHQRLFQAWRELKREGLTPKLALTLGERDRGLAEQVAGLRREEGLEIDNVGHLSPPEVSRLYQQARALIFPSLSESFGMPLIEASRHGLPIVAGELDYVRDVCVPVQTFDPTSARSIARAVRRFLDVPDPGVSLYSPREFLNRMRDEALERSESSV